The proteins below are encoded in one region of Bacteroides uniformis:
- a CDS encoding glycoside hydrolase family 76 protein encodes MRTNFFLRLFLVFNFIIGVSLAGCNVENNEKNSGMEKNVCLERARILLDSLYQNYSIPNSCLLRETFPFDKASEKILFDKRNSIPKDYSYLWPYSGTFSAVNALYEATRDKKLYRLLKEKVLSGLEEYYDIKREPHAYASYVTFVHQSDRYYDDNIWIGIEFTNLYMLTRDKEYLGKAKMIWSFILSGMDDTFDGGIYWCEQKKFSKNTCTNAPASVLAFKLFEATQDSTYFYQGKEMYSWTKEHLQDKTDYLYFDRINIDGSVGPAKHAYNSGQMMQSAAIQYKLTKDTVYLIDAQKIAKSCYDYFFRDYVTASGKQIRLLKKGDVWFSAVMLRGFAELYSLDKNDMYVTEFAKSLDYAWLHARDEYGLFGVDYSGECCDPKKWLLTQAAMVEMYARLAILNCNL; translated from the coding sequence ATGCGAACGAACTTCTTCTTGAGACTGTTTTTGGTTTTTAATTTTATCATTGGCGTCAGTTTGGCTGGTTGTAATGTGGAGAATAATGAAAAAAACAGTGGAATGGAGAAAAATGTCTGTTTAGAGAGAGCCCGGATACTTCTGGACTCCCTCTATCAGAACTATTCTATTCCGAATTCGTGCTTGCTGCGGGAAACATTTCCTTTTGACAAAGCTTCTGAAAAGATTTTGTTTGATAAACGGAACAGCATTCCCAAAGACTATTCTTATTTATGGCCTTATTCGGGTACCTTCTCAGCTGTGAATGCTTTATACGAGGCTACACGGGATAAAAAACTTTATAGATTGTTGAAGGAAAAAGTATTGTCCGGTTTAGAAGAATATTATGATATAAAAAGAGAACCACATGCCTATGCGTCGTATGTGACGTTTGTTCATCAATCGGATCGTTATTATGATGATAATATATGGATAGGCATTGAGTTTACAAATCTGTATATGTTAACAAGGGATAAGGAGTACTTGGGCAAAGCCAAGATGATTTGGAGTTTTATTCTTAGTGGCATGGATGATACATTTGATGGAGGCATCTATTGGTGTGAACAAAAGAAGTTTTCAAAGAATACTTGTACCAATGCTCCTGCTTCGGTGCTTGCATTCAAACTTTTTGAAGCAACTCAAGACAGTACTTATTTTTATCAGGGAAAGGAAATGTATAGTTGGACAAAGGAACATCTTCAAGACAAGACTGATTATTTGTATTTTGATCGGATAAATATTGACGGAAGTGTTGGACCGGCAAAGCATGCTTATAATAGCGGACAAATGATGCAGTCTGCGGCGATTCAATATAAGTTGACAAAAGATACGGTATATCTTATCGATGCCCAGAAAATAGCAAAGTCATGTTATGATTATTTTTTTAGAGACTATGTAACGGCAAGTGGAAAGCAGATCCGTTTATTGAAAAAGGGAGATGTATGGTTTTCTGCCGTTATGTTACGAGGTTTTGCAGAGTTATATAGTTTGGATAAAAATGATATGTATGTGACGGAATTTGCTAAAAGTCTGGATTATGCATGGCTTCATGCAAGAGATGAATATGGCTTGTTTGGTGTGGATTATAGTGGAGAATGTTGCGACCCGAAAAAATGGTTGTTGACGCAGGCTGCTATGGTAGAAATGTATGCACGCCTTGCAATCTTAAATTGTAATCTATAA
- a CDS encoding SusE domain-containing protein: MRNSLLFILIASLWGIMMIFVGCDDTKEFEDLNVTAVEALIVPIDNSRIDLQSSGNVLFEWEEAEAQDGYSLVYYDVLFDKAEGNFSSPVHIQASDNKSLSTGATITPTVLNSIAEKAGAAAGQEVTLKWTVRSNRGVKTALATQSRTITIIRKP, translated from the coding sequence ATGAGAAATAGTTTATTGTTTATCCTTATAGCATCGCTTTGGGGAATAATGATGATTTTTGTGGGGTGCGATGATACCAAAGAATTTGAAGATTTGAATGTTACGGCAGTAGAAGCTCTTATAGTACCGATAGATAATAGCCGTATTGATCTGCAATCATCGGGTAATGTCTTGTTTGAATGGGAAGAGGCTGAGGCGCAAGATGGTTATAGCCTTGTGTATTATGATGTGTTGTTTGACAAAGCGGAAGGGAATTTCTCTTCTCCGGTCCATATTCAAGCTTCTGACAACAAGAGTTTGAGTACTGGAGCTACAATTACACCAACTGTGTTGAATAGCATTGCAGAAAAAGCGGGTGCCGCTGCCGGGCAAGAGGTTACGCTAAAGTGGACTGTACGTTCTAATAGAGGAGTTAAAACTGCTTTGGCTACACAGAGCCGTACTATAACTATCATAAGAAAACCATAG
- a CDS encoding RagB/SusD family nutrient uptake outer membrane protein, which yields MKAILFRYSSWCLSLFCMLSMLSCVELDVIPTDKYTDETYWTSEANASALLNMAYKQMNSADWLFRDERLSDNLYNGYGGDAVKTIGNGQATSSTALFDDVWKSIYSGIKTAHTLLENIDRVPMDEGRKNRMKAEARFVRAFLFFQATNWYGDVPFFTEDIDEATAKTISPTTQSEIVAWIHKELEEIAEILPTKEEYDVTDRGRITAGAAMAMNARIALNFNEWEKVVQYTEKLINTDNYGKYELFPDYQKLFFKENEYNSEIILDIQYVPEKRTWGNISTYVPFSLPLVQYVLASPTQSLVDTYLMKDGSKWDESKGDYVDRDPRFDMTIVHHGSVIEDKEGNAITVNVDPNDPKNNTLDKIGRENGGHTGYFYRKYYDTNQEAWTTGTSWQCNINLITLRFADVLLMYAEAKNELGEMNSDIWDKTIKRLRQRAGFDNTSAAMDYPANGDLRQIIRDERRVELALEGTRIYDIRRWKIAETVLNEPVRGAKFKLNEGKLEYFTYRDRSFNKDRDYLWAIPRQQLVINPNLGQNPGY from the coding sequence ATGAAAGCAATATTATTTAGATATTCATCCTGGTGTCTATCCTTATTTTGCATGCTGTCAATGTTGAGCTGCGTCGAACTGGATGTGATTCCTACTGACAAATATACGGATGAGACTTATTGGACTTCTGAAGCAAATGCATCGGCTTTGCTGAATATGGCTTACAAGCAAATGAATTCGGCAGATTGGCTCTTTCGCGATGAAAGATTGAGTGACAATCTCTATAATGGTTATGGAGGTGATGCTGTGAAGACTATTGGCAATGGACAAGCAACGTCATCTACTGCTCTTTTTGATGATGTGTGGAAAAGTATATATAGCGGCATTAAAACGGCGCATACTCTTTTGGAGAATATAGACCGTGTGCCTATGGACGAAGGTCGTAAAAACCGGATGAAAGCGGAAGCACGATTTGTCAGGGCATTCTTATTCTTTCAAGCAACAAACTGGTACGGAGATGTTCCTTTCTTTACGGAGGATATCGATGAGGCAACTGCAAAGACTATTTCTCCTACAACTCAGTCTGAAATTGTAGCTTGGATACATAAAGAATTGGAGGAAATAGCGGAGATACTTCCTACAAAGGAAGAGTATGACGTTACAGATAGAGGCCGAATTACTGCTGGTGCGGCGATGGCAATGAATGCAAGAATTGCATTGAACTTCAATGAATGGGAAAAGGTTGTGCAATATACAGAAAAGCTTATTAATACAGATAATTACGGTAAGTATGAACTTTTCCCTGATTACCAGAAACTCTTTTTCAAGGAAAATGAATACAACTCAGAAATCATTCTGGATATTCAGTATGTTCCCGAAAAACGAACTTGGGGTAATATTTCTACTTATGTTCCTTTTAGTCTACCGCTGGTACAGTACGTATTGGCAAGCCCGACTCAAAGCTTGGTAGATACTTATTTAATGAAGGATGGCAGTAAATGGGATGAAAGTAAGGGGGATTATGTTGACCGTGACCCACGTTTTGATATGACTATTGTGCATCATGGCAGTGTCATTGAGGATAAAGAAGGCAATGCGATTACTGTAAATGTGGATCCGAATGATCCTAAAAATAATACGTTGGATAAGATCGGACGCGAAAACGGAGGACATACCGGATACTTTTATCGCAAATATTATGATACAAATCAAGAGGCATGGACTACTGGTACCTCATGGCAGTGTAATATCAATCTCATAACATTGCGTTTTGCCGATGTCCTATTGATGTATGCAGAGGCTAAAAATGAACTTGGTGAAATGAATTCAGATATCTGGGACAAGACTATCAAGCGGCTTCGTCAGAGGGCAGGATTTGATAATACTTCGGCGGCAATGGATTATCCTGCTAATGGAGATTTACGCCAGATTATTAGGGATGAACGTCGTGTTGAACTTGCTTTGGAAGGAACCCGCATCTATGATATCCGTCGTTGGAAGATTGCTGAAACTGTGTTGAATGAACCGGTTAGGGGTGCAAAATTTAAATTGAATGAAGGTAAATTGGAGTATTTTACTTATCGTGATAGAAGCTTTAATAAGGATCGTGATTATCTATGGGCTATTCCGAGACAGCAATTGGTGATTAATCCTAATTTGGGGCAAAACCCTGGTTATTGA
- a CDS encoding glycoside hydrolase family 125 protein, with translation MKNRSISFYILAMVLATGSNAQASDYVLSKDNTHVATTALKYKTKRPLLQDRLFVSQAVEAEIRRIKSELTNPKLAWMFENCFPNTLDTTVRYRKTDGKDDTVVYTGDIHAMWLRDSGAQVWPYVQLANQDPELKAMLAGVIRRQFKCINIDPYANAFLDPYDPNPDHQWMRDMTDMKEGLHERKWEIDSLCYPLRLAYHYWKTTGDISIFDEEWLQAIENILKTFKEQQRKNGVGPYRFQRRTERQLDTMNNNGLGNPVNPVGLIVSCFRPSDDATTYQFLIPSNFFAVTSLRKAAEILVTVNKETAMSEECVHLAQEVEDALRRYAVCNHPQYGQIYAFEVDGFGNQYLMDDSNAPSLLSMAYLGDVDVNDPIYQNTRKFVWSKDNPYFFKGTAGEGIGGPHIGYDMIWPMSIMMKAFTSQDDKEIVWCVKTLMNTDADTGFIHESFHKDNPANFTRAWFAWQNTLFGELILKLVNEGKTDLLNSIQ, from the coding sequence ATGAAAAATAGAAGTATTAGTTTTTATATATTGGCCATGGTATTGGCTACTGGAAGCAATGCTCAGGCTTCAGATTATGTATTGTCCAAAGATAATACACATGTAGCTACTACAGCTCTAAAATATAAGACCAAACGCCCTTTACTTCAAGATAGACTATTTGTTTCTCAAGCTGTAGAGGCCGAAATACGCAGAATTAAAAGTGAGTTGACTAATCCTAAACTGGCGTGGATGTTTGAAAATTGTTTCCCGAATACGTTAGATACTACAGTGCGTTATAGGAAAACAGATGGTAAGGATGATACGGTTGTCTATACTGGAGATATACATGCTATGTGGCTTCGTGATTCGGGTGCGCAAGTATGGCCTTATGTACAGCTGGCTAATCAAGATCCAGAGTTGAAGGCGATGCTTGCAGGGGTTATTCGGCGGCAGTTCAAGTGCATTAATATAGATCCCTATGCGAATGCATTTTTGGACCCTTATGACCCCAATCCGGATCATCAGTGGATGCGGGATATGACTGACATGAAAGAGGGGTTGCACGAAAGGAAATGGGAAATAGATTCTCTTTGTTATCCTCTACGATTGGCTTATCATTATTGGAAAACGACTGGTGATATAAGTATATTTGATGAAGAATGGCTACAAGCTATTGAAAATATTCTGAAAACTTTTAAGGAGCAACAACGTAAAAATGGAGTAGGTCCTTATAGATTTCAGCGTAGAACAGAACGGCAATTGGATACAATGAACAATAATGGATTGGGTAATCCAGTGAATCCAGTTGGCTTGATTGTATCTTGTTTCAGACCTTCAGATGATGCGACAACTTATCAATTCTTGATTCCATCTAATTTCTTTGCAGTAACATCTTTGCGTAAGGCTGCTGAGATTTTGGTAACAGTGAATAAGGAAACGGCTATGTCTGAGGAGTGTGTGCATTTGGCACAGGAAGTGGAGGATGCTCTTAGGAGATATGCGGTCTGCAATCATCCCCAGTATGGACAGATATATGCATTTGAAGTCGATGGTTTTGGAAATCAATATTTGATGGATGACTCTAATGCTCCGAGTCTTTTGTCAATGGCATATTTGGGAGATGTGGATGTCAATGATCCTATATATCAGAATACACGGAAGTTTGTGTGGAGTAAGGATAATCCTTATTTCTTCAAGGGAACGGCTGGTGAAGGAATAGGTGGTCCCCATATTGGCTATGATATGATATGGCCCATGAGTATTATGATGAAAGCATTTACGAGCCAGGATGATAAGGAAATTGTATGGTGTGTTAAGACGCTTATGAATACAGATGCAGATACAGGTTTCATACACGAATCTTTTCATAAGGATAATCCTGCTAATTTTACTCGTGCATGGTTTGCATGGCAAAATACACTGTTTGGTGAGTTAATATTGAAACTGGTGAATGAAGGTAAGACTGATTTACTGAACAGTATTCAATAA
- a CDS encoding sulfatase-like hydrolase/transferase, translating to MNLKVKNKTLFLCLPALLNMPFFGLSAFGANTEKGNDKGNGPKRPNILVLLTDDQTFSTIHAWGNGTIQTPNMDRLVSRGISFTQTHVMGGFNGAISQPSRAMLLTGRGLMDIHRNGGVIPENERTFPELFRENGYTTFATGKWHSDNASFTRSFSTGANLFFGGMHPYGKYNELGHRCPYLHQYDPAGKYNNTNGKWVDASLNTFSSELYADAAIRFLEAKASDDTPFLMYVAFTSPHDPRNVLPHYGHKYASTEVPMPENFVAQHPFDNGDLNERDEKLLSTPRISAQVLTERANYYGMVSEVDFQIGRILDVLESSGKVDNTIIVFTSDNGLCVGEHGLLGKQNLYEAAVRVPLVICGPGIPQNAMCDAYCYLYDIYPTLCELADIEVPPTVKGLSLAQTIQNPMVKKREDILLAYINLQRAIKKDNFKLILYNVGGQRHPQLFDLEADPMEMNNLYDDPNYSKKRDELTALLYARMKAVGDFCDPAKPDWGYPVKLKWNQVIQVNP from the coding sequence ATGAATTTGAAAGTGAAAAACAAAACCTTGTTTTTATGCCTTCCGGCATTATTGAACATGCCTTTTTTCGGACTCTCTGCATTCGGAGCGAATACGGAGAAAGGTAATGATAAGGGGAACGGGCCGAAGCGTCCTAATATTCTTGTCCTGCTGACGGACGACCAGACTTTCAGCACTATCCATGCTTGGGGTAACGGTACAATCCAGACCCCGAATATGGACCGGCTTGTCAGCCGTGGTATATCATTCACCCAAACTCACGTAATGGGAGGTTTCAATGGTGCTATTTCGCAGCCCAGCCGTGCAATGCTTCTTACCGGGCGTGGTTTGATGGATATACATCGCAATGGCGGCGTTATTCCGGAAAATGAAAGAACTTTTCCGGAACTATTCCGTGAGAATGGCTACACGACTTTTGCAACTGGTAAATGGCACAGTGACAATGCCTCGTTTACCCGTTCGTTTTCTACAGGTGCAAACCTTTTTTTCGGTGGAATGCATCCTTACGGGAAATACAATGAACTGGGACATCGGTGCCCTTACCTGCATCAGTACGATCCGGCAGGGAAGTACAATAATACCAACGGTAAATGGGTGGATGCGTCACTCAATACCTTTTCGTCCGAATTATATGCCGATGCTGCTATCAGATTTCTTGAAGCTAAGGCGTCGGACGACACTCCTTTTTTGATGTATGTTGCATTTACTTCGCCTCATGATCCGCGCAATGTGTTGCCTCACTACGGACATAAATACGCTAGTACTGAGGTTCCGATGCCCGAGAATTTTGTTGCACAACACCCATTTGACAACGGTGACCTTAATGAACGCGATGAAAAGTTGCTTTCCACTCCTCGCATTTCGGCTCAGGTACTTACTGAAAGGGCTAATTATTATGGCATGGTGAGCGAAGTGGATTTTCAGATAGGACGTATCCTTGATGTACTTGAAAGCAGTGGCAAGGTTGATAATACCATCATTGTTTTTACGTCGGACAACGGTCTTTGTGTCGGGGAACATGGGCTGCTGGGCAAGCAGAACTTGTATGAAGCAGCAGTGAGAGTACCTTTGGTAATATGCGGTCCCGGCATTCCACAGAATGCGATGTGTGATGCTTATTGTTATCTTTATGATATTTATCCCACTCTTTGTGAGCTTGCGGATATAGAAGTGCCGCCTACTGTTAAAGGCCTTTCATTGGCACAAACCATACAGAACCCCATGGTAAAAAAACGCGAGGACATACTATTGGCATACATCAACCTCCAGCGTGCCATTAAAAAGGATAACTTTAAACTTATACTCTACAATGTTGGAGGGCAACGTCATCCTCAGCTTTTCGACCTTGAGGCCGACCCGATGGAGATGAACAACCTTTATGATGATCCTAACTACAGCAAAAAGCGCGACGAACTTACCGCATTGCTTTATGCCCGGATGAAAGCTGTCGGTGACTTTTGTGATCCAGCAAAACCGGATTGGGGATATCCAGTAAAACTGAAATGGAATCAGGTTATTCAAGTTAATCCGTGA
- a CDS encoding SusC/RagA family TonB-linked outer membrane protein: MIFEKYKPLILGLWALFSFSVYSGNIYAKQTENTTVPQPVQNATVKGVVKDATGEPLIGVSVVVKGTTNGAVTDVNGNFSIACSANDILVFSYIGYDKIEVKAGNASFHTITMKEDSELLDEVIVIGYGTTTRKHVIGAVDQIRDDVIKDRPVANITQALQGATPSLSIQQRNMNPNNNNININIRGVSSMNNNDPLVVIDGMAANDINAMNLLNPNDIESVSVLKDAGTAAIYGSRSANGVILITTKQGRTDMKPVVTFTASVGNQNPDILLKPVSGYQNALLRNDSYVNAGKDPIYTPEQIHEFAKGDSEWGYKAIMKNALQQNYNINVQGGSKVTTYNVSFGYYDQESNFKGQDFGIKKYNFRSNLTSEIQRLKLKVLLAYDRNEGRSDRGDMQLADVMRVPTYNTYSLYPDEDGKYYNNEITTGGNYLARLRHGGLTTNDKDHFQGIVSGDLKIWQGLKLRGVVGYDIISEHRLIKRRYYPVYKYLNKDQIANAGQSKNYSIQDYNNKATMLNLQFFLDYNHTYNDVHQVTGLFGFTSESFRSEKNEIRRNFVDPDLYQDTDDTVYETSSYNTPNGFRERALHSWLGRLGYSYKDKYYAEVNARYDGSSRFAKDNRWGFFPSMSLGWRISEENFLSFWKDKVGDMKIRGSYGLLGSQTVDDYQYLTTYKVNSDQYGFNNSSVTGTGFTFGNSELSWEKTKTFNIGFDASFLKNALNVTFDVFQKNTSDILLTPLSPGTLGGAVPKANIGKVRNNGWELTVNYRFKHKDFSHLFGFNIGDSRNKVLEYGDESVKLTDGVERIIREGEAINSYYGFRTDGLFQTEEEIQNSPKFEGVKLQPGDVKYVDIDKNGVINDDDRVVLGNAFPRYVFGFNYNFSWKGLDFSMLWQGVGKRDMALRGEMIEAFHGSYSYVIYEHQLDYWTPDNRDARYPRLINVASSSYQHNYKHSSDRNLYNAAYLRLKDIQIGYTIPASYTKKIGMKKVRVFLNGQNLLTFTKNKFIDPESTEFGNSMDTSSANSGRNYPTLKYFGGGIEIQF; the protein is encoded by the coding sequence ATGATTTTTGAAAAGTATAAACCACTGATTTTAGGTTTATGGGCTTTGTTTTCCTTCTCTGTATATAGTGGAAATATATATGCCAAACAAACCGAAAATACTACTGTTCCTCAGCCGGTACAAAATGCAACGGTAAAAGGTGTGGTAAAAGATGCGACAGGAGAACCTCTGATTGGGGTGAGTGTAGTTGTCAAAGGAACCACCAATGGTGCCGTAACAGATGTAAATGGTAATTTCTCGATTGCATGTAGTGCAAATGATATTTTGGTATTTTCATATATTGGTTATGATAAAATAGAGGTGAAGGCAGGAAATGCTTCTTTCCATACAATTACTATGAAAGAAGATAGTGAATTGCTGGATGAAGTAATTGTCATTGGTTACGGTACGACTACCCGTAAACATGTAATTGGCGCAGTAGACCAGATTCGTGATGATGTGATAAAGGATCGTCCTGTAGCCAATATAACTCAAGCATTACAAGGTGCGACGCCAAGTCTATCTATACAACAACGCAACATGAATCCTAATAATAATAATATTAATATTAATATCCGTGGAGTCAGTTCTATGAATAACAATGATCCCTTGGTTGTGATTGATGGCATGGCAGCAAATGATATTAATGCAATGAATCTGCTTAATCCGAATGATATAGAGTCCGTTTCTGTTTTGAAGGATGCGGGTACGGCGGCCATCTATGGCTCTCGTTCGGCAAATGGAGTTATCTTAATTACAACTAAGCAGGGACGAACTGATATGAAACCGGTTGTTACGTTTACTGCATCTGTAGGAAATCAAAATCCTGATATATTATTAAAACCTGTATCAGGATATCAGAATGCATTGTTACGGAATGATTCATATGTGAATGCTGGGAAAGATCCTATTTATACTCCAGAACAGATTCATGAGTTTGCAAAAGGAGATAGTGAATGGGGATATAAAGCCATTATGAAGAATGCATTGCAGCAGAACTATAATATTAATGTGCAAGGTGGCTCGAAAGTGACAACATATAATGTGTCTTTTGGCTACTATGATCAGGAAAGCAACTTTAAAGGACAAGATTTTGGTATCAAGAAATATAATTTCCGAAGTAATCTGACTTCTGAAATCCAGCGTTTAAAGTTAAAGGTTCTTCTTGCTTATGATAGAAATGAGGGACGCTCGGATAGAGGAGATATGCAGTTGGCAGACGTTATGCGTGTTCCAACCTATAATACTTATTCACTGTATCCAGATGAGGATGGCAAGTATTATAATAATGAAATAACGACCGGTGGTAATTATTTGGCTAGATTGAGGCATGGTGGACTGACAACTAATGACAAAGACCATTTTCAGGGAATTGTTTCTGGTGATCTGAAAATCTGGCAAGGACTGAAATTGAGAGGTGTTGTTGGTTATGATATTATTTCAGAGCATCGATTGATTAAGAGAAGATATTACCCGGTATATAAATATTTAAATAAAGATCAGATTGCTAATGCTGGACAAAGTAAAAATTATAGTATTCAGGATTATAACAATAAAGCAACAATGCTGAACTTGCAATTTTTCCTTGATTACAATCATACTTATAATGATGTGCATCAAGTGACGGGTTTATTTGGATTTACATCTGAATCTTTCCGTAGTGAAAAAAATGAAATCAGACGTAATTTTGTCGATCCAGACCTTTATCAGGATACAGATGATACAGTTTATGAAACTTCAAGTTACAATACTCCGAATGGTTTCCGTGAACGTGCTTTGCATTCATGGCTGGGAAGATTAGGATATTCCTATAAAGATAAGTATTATGCAGAAGTGAATGCTCGCTATGATGGTTCTTCCCGTTTTGCAAAAGATAATCGTTGGGGCTTTTTTCCATCAATGTCCTTAGGATGGAGAATATCTGAAGAGAACTTTTTGTCATTTTGGAAGGACAAAGTAGGAGATATGAAAATCCGTGGTTCGTATGGTTTGTTAGGTTCACAAACTGTTGATGATTATCAGTACTTGACTACCTATAAAGTAAATTCAGATCAGTATGGTTTTAACAATTCTTCTGTAACAGGTACAGGATTTACATTTGGAAATTCTGAATTGTCTTGGGAGAAAACCAAAACCTTTAATATTGGTTTTGATGCTTCTTTTTTGAAAAATGCATTGAATGTTACTTTTGATGTATTCCAAAAGAATACTTCAGATATTTTATTGACACCATTAAGTCCCGGCACATTAGGAGGGGCTGTCCCAAAAGCTAATATTGGTAAGGTGCGCAATAATGGTTGGGAACTTACTGTTAACTATAGATTCAAGCATAAAGATTTTTCTCATTTGTTCGGCTTCAATATCGGAGATTCCCGTAACAAGGTACTGGAATATGGGGATGAGTCTGTAAAGCTGACTGATGGTGTTGAACGAATCATTAGAGAGGGGGAAGCCATTAATAGTTATTATGGATTCCGGACTGATGGACTGTTCCAGACTGAAGAGGAAATCCAGAATTCTCCGAAATTCGAGGGAGTAAAATTGCAACCGGGAGATGTGAAATACGTTGATATAGATAAGAATGGAGTAATAAATGATGATGACCGGGTTGTACTTGGAAATGCTTTCCCGCGTTATGTCTTTGGGTTTAATTATAATTTCAGTTGGAAAGGTCTTGACTTCAGTATGTTGTGGCAAGGAGTTGGAAAACGTGATATGGCCCTCCGGGGAGAAATGATTGAGGCTTTCCATGGAAGTTATTCATATGTGATATATGAGCACCAACTGGACTATTGGACTCCGGACAATAGGGATGCCAGATATCCTCGGTTGATAAACGTGGCTTCGTCATCTTATCAGCACAACTATAAACATTCATCGGATAGAAACTTATATAATGCTGCTTATCTTCGTTTGAAAGATATACAGATTGGTTATACAATACCTGCTTCCTATACGAAAAAAATAGGAATGAAAAAGGTTAGAGTGTTTTTGAATGGTCAGAATTTATTGACATTTACTAAGAACAAGTTCATTGATCCGGAATCAACTGAATTTGGTAACAGTATGGATACTAGCAGTGCCAATAGTGGACGAAATTATCCGACCTTGAAATATTTTGGTGGTGGAATTGAAATTCAATTTTGA